A genomic region of Mesorhizobium sp. NZP2077 contains the following coding sequences:
- a CDS encoding ABC transporter substrate-binding protein, with protein sequence MNKLSRRLTLTLALGGALAASAAAFAVAADKDLIVFDWSGYEDPSFHPKYVEKNGDSPTFAFFGDEDEAFEKVRSGFKADLGHPCSQSVTKWREAGLLQPLDTSKISGWKDLNPGIMAMKNLATTDDGKAWFMPWDWGNTQLTYNSSKIDAKDVQSLKAFADPKFKGRVSIGDNVDDAYALASLAIGLRDWTKMTDDQFKQASDFLRQVHKNVRSYWTDTTDIVQLLSGGEVDLAWAWNDATVQSVKAGVPIKSVKDTNEGISTWVCGYVLFKDAPGNIDKAYDYLNAVNDPETAKVLVKDWGYGQANAKGMAGVDPAILKEKGYDDVQKFVDKTLFQSPLPSDLKLKMIAEFEKIKAGY encoded by the coding sequence ATGAATAAACTTAGCCGACGCCTGACATTGACATTGGCGCTGGGCGGCGCGCTTGCGGCTTCGGCGGCAGCGTTCGCCGTCGCCGCCGACAAGGATCTGATCGTGTTCGACTGGTCCGGTTATGAGGATCCGAGCTTCCACCCTAAATATGTCGAGAAGAACGGCGATTCGCCGACCTTCGCCTTCTTCGGCGACGAGGATGAGGCGTTCGAGAAGGTGCGCTCCGGCTTCAAGGCCGATCTCGGCCATCCCTGCTCGCAGAGCGTGACGAAGTGGCGTGAAGCCGGCCTGCTGCAGCCGCTCGACACTTCGAAGATATCCGGATGGAAGGATCTCAATCCCGGCATCATGGCGATGAAAAATCTCGCCACGACCGATGACGGCAAGGCATGGTTCATGCCGTGGGACTGGGGCAACACGCAGCTCACCTACAACTCCTCCAAGATCGACGCCAAGGACGTGCAGTCGCTGAAGGCCTTCGCCGATCCGAAGTTCAAGGGCCGGGTGTCGATCGGCGACAATGTCGACGACGCCTATGCGCTGGCGAGCCTGGCCATCGGCCTGAGGGACTGGACCAAGATGACGGACGACCAGTTCAAGCAGGCGTCCGACTTCCTGCGCCAGGTGCACAAGAATGTCCGCTCCTACTGGACCGACACCACCGACATCGTGCAGCTGTTGAGCGGCGGCGAGGTCGACCTCGCCTGGGCCTGGAACGACGCGACGGTGCAGTCGGTCAAGGCAGGCGTGCCGATCAAGTCCGTAAAGGATACCAACGAAGGCATCTCGACCTGGGTCTGCGGCTATGTGCTGTTCAAGGACGCGCCCGGCAATATCGACAAGGCCTATGATTATCTGAACGCCGTCAACGATCCGGAGACCGCCAAGGTGCTGGTCAAGGACTGGGGCTATGGCCAGGCCAATGCCAAGGGCATGGCCGGCGTCGATCCGGCGATCCTGAAGGAAAAGGGCTATGACGACGTGCAGAAATTCGTCGACAAGACGCTGTTCCAGTCGCCGCTGCCGTCCGACCTCAAACTGAAGATGATCGCCGAGTTCGAGAAGATCAAAGCGGGCTATTGA
- a CDS encoding extracellular solute-binding protein, which produces MTPMLRRLALAAACTIGAGAAYAWAEGGGDLVVFDWSGYEDPLLHPAYTAKHSAEPTFAFFGDEDEAFEKMRAGFKTDIAHPCSQSVAKWRDAGLLQPLDTSRIAGWKDLNPGIMAMKNLTTTADGKAWFMPFDWGNTALLYRTDNVTAQEAQSLRILADPKFKGRVTIGDNVDDAYALASLVIGLKDWTKMTDAQFKEASDFLRQVHKNVRLYWTDSSDIDQAFSGNEVDLAWGWGQTLIAMNGQGVPVAMNRDTKEGMSTWVCGYVLMKDAPGKLDQAYDFLSAVNAPDISKYMVTTFGYGHGNSAGMAAIDHKVLAERGFDDIDKFLDKTLFQQPVAPELKKRMVDEFEKIKAGY; this is translated from the coding sequence ATGACGCCAATGCTACGCCGCCTGGCGCTTGCTGCAGCCTGCACGATCGGCGCCGGCGCGGCCTATGCCTGGGCGGAAGGCGGCGGCGATCTCGTGGTGTTCGACTGGTCCGGTTACGAGGATCCGCTGCTGCATCCGGCCTACACTGCCAAACACAGCGCCGAGCCGACCTTCGCCTTTTTCGGCGACGAGGATGAGGCCTTCGAAAAGATGCGGGCGGGCTTCAAGACCGACATTGCGCATCCCTGTTCGCAAAGCGTGGCGAAATGGCGCGATGCCGGCCTGCTGCAGCCGCTCGACACCTCGCGGATTGCTGGCTGGAAGGATCTCAATCCGGGCATTATGGCGATGAAGAACCTCACCACCACGGCCGACGGCAAGGCCTGGTTCATGCCGTTCGACTGGGGCAATACGGCACTGCTCTACCGCACCGACAACGTGACGGCTCAAGAGGCGCAGTCACTGCGGATACTGGCCGATCCGAAATTCAAGGGCCGCGTCACCATCGGCGACAATGTGGACGACGCCTACGCGCTGGCGAGCCTGGTCATTGGGCTGAAGGACTGGACCAAGATGACCGACGCGCAGTTCAAGGAGGCGTCCGATTTCCTGCGCCAGGTGCACAAGAATGTCCGCCTCTACTGGACCGATTCGAGCGACATAGACCAGGCGTTTTCCGGCAATGAGGTCGACCTCGCCTGGGGGTGGGGCCAGACACTGATCGCTATGAACGGGCAAGGTGTTCCCGTCGCCATGAACCGCGACACCAAAGAGGGCATGTCGACCTGGGTGTGCGGCTATGTGCTGATGAAGGACGCGCCGGGCAAGCTCGACCAGGCCTATGATTTCCTGAGCGCGGTCAATGCGCCGGACATTTCGAAATATATGGTGACGACGTTCGGCTACGGCCACGGCAACAGTGCCGGCATGGCCGCGATCGACCACAAGGTGCTGGCCGAGCGCGGCTTCGACGACATCGACAAGTTCCTCGACAAGACGCTGTTCCAGCAGCCGGTCGCGCCGGAGCTGAAGAAGCGCATGGTCGACGAGTTCGAGAAGATCAAGGCCGGCTATTGA
- a CDS encoding flavin monoamine oxidase family protein yields MTSERQITDVVIVGAGFTGLSAALELKQAGINFLLLETRDRVGGRVEAILNGLGERIDSGGQFLCEDMPQLMALAKARGKTFVETYVEGDFITHPPMPAKDAKQTYHGAMAIRERMNGIEPNDPSIEGMSVAAWLEQQHDPIDAKTAFRSMIEGLWCLPMDKVPLWYLIDNDRRITNEVPELQYFLRETMQSLAEDLAGDLGGRVRFGEPVTRIEHGPQGVRVVTGNGVIEARQVLVALPPATAVKLDFAPALPPSLGQALGVWESGAVIKILVRYPKPFWRQRGLSGMVMWRDLPGLFACDASRDAEHAALVVFVGGPLALRWRGLGDAALRAEVTARLQGALGPGAGNVIDFSSRDWIQDRWSGGAYSDLIVDVTARDAERTILAGAPPVHFAASELSPSFPGYVEGAIVAGRITGRKIIAELQSPIATSASGS; encoded by the coding sequence TTGACGAGCGAACGGCAAATAACCGACGTCGTCATCGTCGGTGCCGGCTTCACCGGCCTGTCGGCGGCGCTTGAGCTGAAGCAGGCTGGCATCAATTTTCTGTTGCTCGAAACACGCGATCGCGTCGGCGGGCGCGTCGAAGCGATCCTCAATGGACTCGGCGAGCGCATCGACAGCGGTGGCCAGTTCCTGTGCGAGGACATGCCGCAGCTGATGGCGCTGGCGAAGGCGCGCGGCAAGACCTTCGTCGAAACCTATGTCGAGGGTGATTTCATCACCCATCCGCCGATGCCGGCCAAGGACGCCAAGCAGACCTATCACGGCGCGATGGCGATCCGCGAGCGCATGAACGGCATCGAGCCGAACGACCCGTCGATAGAAGGCATGAGCGTCGCCGCCTGGCTCGAACAGCAGCATGATCCCATCGATGCCAAAACGGCTTTTCGGTCGATGATCGAAGGCCTGTGGTGTCTGCCGATGGACAAGGTGCCGCTGTGGTACCTGATCGACAATGACCGCCGCATCACCAATGAAGTGCCGGAGCTGCAGTATTTCTTGCGCGAGACCATGCAGTCGCTTGCCGAAGACCTGGCCGGCGATCTCGGCGGCCGGGTGCGGTTTGGCGAACCGGTCACGCGCATCGAGCATGGGCCGCAAGGTGTTCGTGTCGTTACGGGCAATGGCGTGATCGAAGCGCGTCAAGTGCTGGTCGCCCTGCCGCCGGCGACGGCCGTGAAGCTCGATTTCGCGCCAGCCTTGCCGCCCTCGCTCGGGCAGGCGCTTGGCGTCTGGGAAAGTGGCGCGGTGATCAAGATTCTGGTGCGCTATCCCAAACCGTTCTGGCGCCAGCGGGGCTTGAGCGGCATGGTGATGTGGCGCGACCTGCCGGGACTGTTTGCCTGCGACGCCAGCAGGGATGCGGAGCATGCCGCGCTTGTCGTCTTCGTCGGCGGACCGCTGGCGCTGCGCTGGCGAGGGCTCGGCGATGCGGCGTTGCGCGCCGAAGTGACGGCACGACTGCAGGGAGCCCTCGGTCCGGGCGCGGGCAATGTCATCGATTTCAGTTCGCGCGACTGGATACAGGACCGCTGGAGCGGTGGCGCCTACAGCGACCTCATTGTCGACGTGACGGCTAGGGATGCGGAGCGGACGATTCTTGCGGGTGCACCGCCAGTCCATTTCGCCGCTTCGGAACTGTCGCCGTCATTTCCGGGTTATGTCGAAGGCGCGATCGTTGCCGGGCGCATCACGGGGCGCAAGATCATCGCCGAGCTTCAGTCCCCCATCGCCACCAGCGCCTCGGGATCGTAG
- a CDS encoding ABC transporter ATP-binding protein, with protein sequence MIEIRNVTRSYGSFKALDDASLTIREGEFFSLLGPSGCGKTTLLRMIAGFDNPTSGSIAVGGQPMEGIPANRRPTNMVFQSYAIFPHLNVEQNVAYGLKRLKLLGGEEKRRVEEALAQVSLTGLGKRLATELSGGQRQRVALARALVMRPKVLLLDEPLSALDKKLREQMQVELRRLQQAVGITFVLVTHDQYEALAMSDRIAVMFGGKIAQVASPKEIYQRPVNRQVADFLGGMNFVKAEIVEENAASLVVDTLGFGRVKTDKPKAFVRNGGAATLGIRPERLRVLWDNATAKFEVAGKVVERHYFGEITHLIVEIPGLEKPLSVTETNDFGADDIPVGTPIRLAYDPEALVAMGD encoded by the coding sequence ATGATCGAGATCCGCAACGTCACCCGCAGCTATGGATCGTTCAAGGCGCTCGACGACGCGTCCCTGACCATTCGGGAGGGCGAGTTCTTCTCGCTGCTGGGGCCGTCCGGCTGCGGCAAGACCACGCTGCTACGCATGATCGCCGGCTTCGATAACCCGACCAGCGGATCGATCGCCGTCGGCGGCCAGCCGATGGAAGGCATTCCGGCCAACCGCCGGCCGACCAACATGGTCTTCCAAAGCTATGCAATCTTCCCGCACCTCAATGTCGAGCAGAACGTCGCCTACGGGCTGAAGCGACTGAAACTGCTGGGCGGCGAGGAGAAACGCCGCGTCGAGGAGGCACTGGCGCAGGTGTCGCTGACCGGGCTCGGCAAGCGCCTCGCTACCGAATTGTCCGGCGGCCAGCGCCAGCGCGTGGCGCTCGCCCGCGCGTTGGTCATGCGGCCCAAGGTGCTGCTGCTCGACGAGCCCCTGTCGGCACTTGACAAGAAGCTGCGCGAGCAGATGCAGGTCGAGCTGCGCCGGCTGCAGCAGGCGGTCGGCATCACCTTCGTGCTGGTCACCCACGACCAGTACGAGGCGCTCGCCATGTCCGACCGCATCGCCGTGATGTTCGGCGGCAAGATAGCGCAGGTGGCCTCGCCCAAGGAAATCTACCAGCGGCCGGTCAACCGTCAGGTCGCCGACTTCCTCGGCGGCATGAACTTCGTCAAGGCTGAAATCGTCGAGGAGAACGCCGCCTCGCTGGTCGTCGACACGCTGGGCTTCGGCCGCGTCAAGACCGACAAGCCGAAGGCCTTCGTGCGCAATGGCGGCGCCGCCACGCTCGGCATAAGGCCCGAGCGCCTGCGCGTGCTATGGGACAATGCGACGGCAAAATTCGAGGTCGCCGGCAAGGTGGTCGAACGCCACTATTTCGGCGAGATCACCCATCTGATCGTTGAGATACCGGGCCTGGAAAAGCCCCTGTCGGTAACCGAGACTAACGATTTCGGCGCCGACGACATTCCGGTCGGCACTCCGATCCGTCTCGCCTACGATCCCGAGGCGCTGGTGGCGATGGGGGACTGA
- a CDS encoding ABC transporter permease, which translates to MRARRFLSGGWLSVYAFLYVVFLYLPVIFLPIFSINTAPTPKFPLTGFTLQWYADLPHTPALLDAAWNSLKVGVSASILATVLGILAARSITRYRYPGRRTINGLIMAPLVLPEVIVAISMLLVMLQLGLSLSLFTVVLGHVLVCIPYSMTVLTSGFEGFDRSLEEASADLGESAFGTFQRVTLPMVAPAIISSLLVCFTISLDEFIIAFFLTGTEATLPIYIWSQLRFASKLPGVLALGTLLLVASFLLMTVAEILRRRAARRTQNEGGLYA; encoded by the coding sequence ATGAGGGCGCGGCGTTTCCTGTCGGGCGGCTGGCTGTCCGTCTATGCGTTCCTCTATGTCGTCTTCCTCTATCTGCCCGTCATCTTCCTGCCGATCTTCTCGATCAACACGGCGCCAACACCAAAATTCCCGCTCACCGGCTTCACACTGCAATGGTATGCGGACCTGCCGCACACGCCGGCCCTGCTCGACGCCGCCTGGAACAGCCTGAAAGTCGGCGTCTCCGCCTCGATTCTCGCCACCGTGCTCGGCATCCTCGCCGCCCGCTCGATCACCCGCTACCGCTATCCCGGCCGCCGCACCATCAACGGCCTGATCATGGCGCCGCTGGTGCTGCCCGAGGTGATCGTCGCCATCTCGATGCTGCTGGTGATGCTGCAGCTGGGTCTCAGCCTGTCGCTGTTCACCGTCGTGCTCGGCCATGTCCTCGTCTGCATTCCCTATTCGATGACAGTGCTGACCTCCGGCTTCGAGGGTTTTGATCGCAGCCTGGAGGAAGCCTCCGCCGATCTCGGCGAAAGCGCCTTCGGCACCTTCCAGCGCGTGACGCTGCCGATGGTGGCGCCGGCCATCATCTCCAGCCTGCTCGTCTGCTTCACCATTTCGCTCGACGAGTTCATCATCGCCTTCTTCCTGACCGGCACCGAAGCGACGCTGCCGATCTACATCTGGAGCCAGTTGCGCTTCGCCTCGAAACTGCCGGGCGTGCTGGCGCTGGGCACACTGCTTCTGGTTGCCTCTTTCCTGTTGATGACCGTTGCCGAAATCCTGCGTCGCCGCGCGGCCAGACGCACCCAGAATGAGGGAGGCCTCTATGCCTGA
- a CDS encoding ABC transporter permease translates to MTAAVEGSPPRRMTRARRNALLQSEPVQGFALISPTFLYALILLVLPILVVIAHSFWTQHYLTIDRTFTLENYRVALTEPIYRDLLWRSLYISLTVSLFTVILAYPIAYFISFHGGRHKSLWLFLITIPFWTSYLLRVMSWKVILGYNGVLNSGLMGLGIIDEPSTALLYNSTAVIITLTHAWAAFAILPIFVSLEKVDRTLVEAATDLGDGPLRSFLRVTLPLSAPGVISAALIVMIPTVGDYVTPKLVGGKDGVMIANAIQAQFGKAANWPLGAALSVTTMLIVTLMAGATVLIIRALQRLAR, encoded by the coding sequence ATGACGGCGGCTGTGGAAGGGTCGCCCCCGCGGCGCATGACGCGGGCCAGACGAAATGCCCTTCTGCAGTCCGAACCCGTCCAGGGCTTTGCCCTGATCAGTCCGACCTTTCTCTACGCCCTCATCCTGCTGGTCCTGCCGATCCTCGTGGTCATCGCCCACTCCTTCTGGACGCAGCACTACCTGACCATCGACCGCACTTTCACGCTGGAAAACTACCGCGTCGCGCTGACCGAGCCGATCTACCGCGATCTGTTGTGGCGTTCGCTCTACATCTCGCTGACGGTCAGCCTTTTCACCGTCATCCTTGCCTACCCGATCGCCTACTTCATTTCCTTCCATGGCGGCCGTCACAAGAGCCTGTGGCTGTTCCTCATCACCATCCCGTTCTGGACCAGCTATCTCCTGCGCGTCATGTCGTGGAAGGTCATCCTAGGCTATAATGGCGTCTTGAATTCCGGCCTGATGGGCCTCGGCATCATCGACGAGCCGTCGACGGCGCTGCTCTACAATTCGACTGCCGTCATCATCACGCTCACCCACGCTTGGGCGGCCTTTGCCATCCTGCCGATCTTCGTCTCGCTGGAAAAGGTCGACCGTACGCTGGTCGAAGCAGCCACCGATCTCGGCGATGGCCCCTTGCGTTCATTCCTGCGTGTGACCTTGCCGCTGTCGGCGCCAGGCGTCATCTCGGCGGCGCTGATCGTCATGATCCCGACGGTCGGCGACTATGTCACGCCGAAGCTGGTCGGCGGCAAGGACGGCGTCATGATCGCCAACGCCATCCAGGCGCAGTTCGGCAAGGCGGCGAACTGGCCGTTGGGGGCCGCGCTTTCCGTCACCACCATGCTGATCGTCACCCTGATGGCCGGCGCCACGGTGCTGATCATCCGCGCACTGCAGAGGTTGGCACGATGA
- a CDS encoding aminotransferase, which yields MAAVRDLKATEMAASGGDDAIELGKRHLIQPWPYAGSVGAEARALIGEGDGIYITDNTGKRLIDGPAGMWCVNVGHRREELARVMYDQAMALSYNTPWYTMNAPSAELAMRIAGHAPGDLSHVFYTTGGSSAVETALRFMQFYNNVRGRPEKKLILSRGGAYHGSTYLSASLNGRPRDRDWMDGADELVIKLSSPDPFRRPHGMSLAAFTDFLVDQFRDTVARVGADKIGAFVGEPVQASGGVVIPPDGYLKRIREICRDNDILYISDEVVTGFGRLGHVFASGDVFGIDPDMITFAKGVTSGYFPLGGVIISERLLQELRRSNHPDAMFGHGLTYTSHPVGCAVALKNLDILEESVLAHTQAVAPYFQAQLKTLEELPLVGEVRGVGLMGCVECVADRESKDPLQLDKDVGKRIDAHCHELGLLVRPLINMCVMSPPLIITREQIDDMVGILREGISRTMDDLRKEGVWRG from the coding sequence ATGGCTGCGGTGAGAGACCTGAAGGCGACCGAAATGGCAGCGTCTGGCGGCGACGATGCCATTGAACTGGGCAAGCGCCATCTCATCCAGCCCTGGCCTTATGCCGGTTCGGTTGGTGCCGAGGCACGCGCGCTGATCGGTGAGGGCGATGGCATCTACATCACCGACAACACCGGCAAGCGCCTGATCGACGGACCTGCCGGCATGTGGTGCGTCAATGTCGGCCATCGCCGCGAGGAACTGGCCAGGGTGATGTACGACCAGGCGATGGCGCTGTCCTACAACACACCCTGGTACACGATGAACGCGCCGTCGGCCGAACTTGCCATGCGCATCGCCGGCCATGCGCCGGGCGATCTCAGCCATGTCTTCTACACCACCGGCGGTTCTTCGGCCGTGGAGACGGCGCTGCGCTTCATGCAGTTCTACAACAATGTGCGTGGCCGGCCGGAAAAGAAGCTGATCCTGTCGCGCGGCGGCGCCTATCACGGCTCGACCTATCTGTCGGCCTCGCTAAACGGCCGCCCGCGCGACCGCGACTGGATGGATGGCGCCGACGAGCTGGTGATCAAGTTGTCCTCGCCCGATCCGTTCCGCCGTCCGCACGGCATGAGCCTTGCCGCCTTCACCGATTTCCTTGTCGACCAGTTCCGCGACACGGTCGCCCGCGTCGGCGCCGACAAGATCGGCGCTTTCGTCGGCGAGCCGGTGCAGGCATCGGGAGGCGTCGTGATCCCGCCGGACGGCTATCTCAAGCGCATCCGCGAGATCTGCCGCGACAATGACATCCTCTATATCTCCGACGAGGTGGTGACGGGCTTCGGCCGGCTCGGCCATGTCTTTGCCTCGGGCGATGTGTTCGGCATCGATCCCGACATGATCACCTTCGCCAAGGGCGTCACCTCTGGCTATTTCCCGCTCGGCGGCGTCATCATCTCGGAACGGCTGCTGCAAGAGTTGCGCCGTTCGAACCATCCCGATGCGATGTTCGGCCATGGCCTGACCTACACCAGCCACCCCGTCGGCTGCGCCGTGGCGCTGAAAAACCTCGACATCCTCGAAGAAAGCGTGCTCGCCCACACGCAAGCGGTCGCCCCCTATTTCCAGGCGCAACTGAAGACGCTGGAAGAACTGCCGCTGGTCGGCGAGGTGCGCGGCGTCGGGCTGATGGGCTGCGTCGAATGCGTGGCGGACCGCGAAAGCAAGGACCCGCTGCAGCTCGACAAGGATGTCGGCAAACGCATCGACGCGCATTGCCACGAACTCGGCCTGCTGGTGCGGCCGCTGATCAACATGTGCGTGATGTCGCCACCGCTGATCATCACGCGCGAGCAGATCGACGACATGGTCGGCATCCTGCGCGAGGGTATTTCGCGGACTATGGATGATCTCAGAAAAGAAGGCGTGTGGCGGGGGTGA
- a CDS encoding aromatic ring-hydroxylating dioxygenase subunit alpha, translated as MNPHLRDVAIPNDWDRRGLPGWSYHSDALLELEKEHVFRNHWQIVGHVSDVPNAGDYLTMDVVGERALIVRGKDGVVRGFNNMCRHRGSRVVADSQGNCKNALVCPFHGWVYNLDGTLRGAARPRSFPDLDKTEFGLMQLDLEIWMGFIFIRFRNGGPQPSVAELMKPIEPEFAHYKAADMVPSWGIWTQKTPVNWKSVRDVDNEGYHVAMAHPALQDLYGATYFDEPFINGVSRSFATYNPHAGRRWSVKNYVKIAPEPTHLPDYLKKAWVYYGIFPNAVISVMPESVQFYQEFPLSTGETLLRGAIYRYRDESREQAAARYLSFRIDRDTMSEDVQLSVWSNESMLSEAFEGFYLSDLEYGVRTHHDHLRKMLPVLGLETAPDEKDMGNLNDALRSRS; from the coding sequence ATGAACCCGCACCTCCGTGACGTGGCGATCCCCAACGATTGGGACCGGCGGGGATTGCCGGGCTGGAGTTACCATTCCGATGCCCTTCTCGAGCTTGAGAAGGAGCACGTTTTCCGCAACCACTGGCAGATCGTCGGCCATGTCAGCGACGTGCCCAACGCCGGCGACTATCTGACCATGGACGTGGTCGGCGAACGCGCCCTGATCGTGCGCGGCAAGGACGGCGTCGTGCGCGGCTTCAACAACATGTGCCGCCACCGCGGCAGCCGCGTCGTCGCCGACAGCCAAGGCAATTGCAAAAACGCGCTGGTGTGCCCGTTCCATGGCTGGGTCTACAATCTCGACGGCACGCTGCGTGGCGCCGCGCGCCCGCGTTCCTTCCCCGACCTCGACAAGACCGAGTTCGGCCTGATGCAGCTCGATCTCGAAATCTGGATGGGTTTTATCTTCATTCGCTTCCGCAATGGGGGGCCGCAGCCCTCGGTCGCCGAACTGATGAAGCCGATCGAGCCCGAATTCGCGCATTACAAGGCCGCCGACATGGTGCCGTCCTGGGGCATCTGGACCCAGAAGACCCCGGTTAACTGGAAGTCGGTGCGCGATGTCGACAATGAGGGCTATCACGTCGCCATGGCACACCCTGCACTGCAGGATCTTTATGGAGCCACCTATTTCGACGAGCCCTTCATCAACGGCGTGTCGCGATCCTTCGCCACCTACAACCCGCATGCCGGACGCCGCTGGAGCGTCAAGAACTATGTCAAGATCGCGCCCGAGCCGACACATCTGCCGGACTATCTGAAGAAGGCCTGGGTCTATTACGGCATCTTCCCCAATGCGGTGATTTCGGTGATGCCGGAATCGGTGCAGTTCTATCAGGAGTTTCCGCTGTCGACGGGTGAGACCCTGCTGCGCGGCGCCATCTACCGCTACCGCGATGAAAGCCGCGAGCAGGCGGCCGCCCGCTACCTGTCCTTCCGCATCGACCGCGACACCATGTCGGAGGATGTGCAGCTGTCGGTGTGGTCGAACGAATCCATGCTGTCCGAGGCCTTCGAGGGCTTTTATCTCTCCGACCTCGAATACGGCGTGCGCACCCACCACGACCATCTGCGCAAGATGCTGCCGGTGCTCGGCCTGGAGACCGCGCCCGACGAGAAGGACATGGGGAATTTGAACGACGCGCTGAGGTCGCGGTCGTAG